In Candidatus Neomarinimicrobiota bacterium, one genomic interval encodes:
- the rpmE gene encoding 50S ribosomal protein L31, whose protein sequence is MKEGIHPEYKLSRVTCACGNTFETRSTASDLRVEICSACHPFFTGKQKLVDSAGRVEKFRRKYGISEEAEA, encoded by the coding sequence TTGAAAGAAGGAATTCATCCCGAATATAAATTAAGCAGAGTTACCTGCGCATGCGGAAATACGTTTGAAACGCGTTCGACCGCAAGCGATCTGCGCGTGGAAATCTGTTCCGCATGTCATCCGTTTTTCACCGGTAAACAGAAGCTGGTGGATTCGGCCGGAAGGGTAGAAAAATTCCGCAGGAAATATGGAATCAGCGAAGAAGCAGAAGCTTAA
- a CDS encoding DUF1385 domain-containing protein, translating into MEKKKKILVGGQAVIEGVMMRAPGSYATAVRRSNGEIEIDRHEFISVLERRKYLNVPVLRGIVSLFEMLKIGLDSLQWSAEISMEDLEPENESSKPGKLAKAGTLLIALSLGLGIFFVLPLVLTTKLFEIEREAMPFNIVSGLIRITLFLLYIMAISLMNDIKRLFMYHGAEHKMIFAFEAGCRLLPSEAQTFTRFHPRCGTSFLLIVMLVSILVFGLIDTIIIDIIGSINLLMRFAWHLPLIPFVAGLGYEAIKLSGKYGASGIGKILVSPGLWLQRLTTNEPDDAQLEVAAAALKSALGDDYEEYVGEQFVADTVK; encoded by the coding sequence ATGGAAAAGAAGAAAAAAATACTTGTCGGGGGTCAGGCGGTTATCGAAGGTGTTATGATGCGCGCTCCCGGATCATATGCCACTGCGGTGAGAAGATCAAACGGCGAGATTGAAATCGACCGGCATGAGTTCATCTCTGTCTTAGAGAGGCGTAAATATTTGAACGTTCCTGTACTGCGGGGAATAGTCTCCCTATTTGAAATGTTGAAAATCGGGTTGGATTCGCTTCAATGGTCGGCTGAAATTAGTATGGAAGATCTCGAACCGGAGAATGAAAGCAGCAAACCGGGGAAGTTAGCGAAAGCAGGTACACTGCTGATTGCACTTTCCCTCGGATTAGGGATATTTTTCGTGCTCCCGCTCGTCCTTACAACGAAGTTGTTTGAGATCGAAAGAGAGGCGATGCCGTTCAATATTGTGTCGGGTTTAATCAGAATCACCCTCTTTTTATTGTATATTATGGCAATTTCACTAATGAACGACATCAAACGGTTGTTCATGTATCACGGTGCGGAGCACAAAATGATATTTGCTTTCGAAGCCGGATGCCGGCTACTTCCTTCCGAGGCGCAGACCTTCACGAGGTTCCACCCGAGATGCGGAACGAGTTTCCTGCTCATAGTCATGTTAGTATCGATCCTCGTGTTCGGATTAATCGATACGATCATAATAGACATTATCGGTTCGATAAACCTCTTGATGCGTTTTGCGTGGCATCTTCCGCTCATTCCATTCGTGGCGGGTTTGGGTTATGAGGCGATTAAACTGTCCGGCAAATACGGCGCATCGGGAATCGGGAAAATACTTGTATCGCCCGGTCTCTGGCTTCAGAGGTTGACAACGAATGAACCCGATGACGCTCAATTGGAAGTAGCTGCTGCAGCATTAAAATCAGCGCTCGGCGATGATTATGAGGAATACGTAGGAGAACAATTCGTAGCGGACACGGTGAAATGA